From one Streptomyces spiramyceticus genomic stretch:
- a CDS encoding GNAT family N-acetyltransferase, giving the protein MDPVFLTTERLLLRPFEPADTDAVFLACQDSEIQRWTTIPSPYELDHADMFVAHIVPDGWRDDTGYNFAVLTRSGGELVAAMSAIRRGEGRAEIGFWAAKPHRGRGYVTEAAGAVAHWAFTTAGVERLEWRAEVGNSASRAVAEKTGFVIEGTQRSGILNKGVRRDSWTGALLPSDLGLPATHQYQPGEPADRT; this is encoded by the coding sequence ATGGATCCCGTATTCCTCACCACCGAGCGTCTGCTGCTGCGCCCCTTCGAGCCGGCCGACACCGACGCCGTCTTCCTGGCCTGCCAGGACTCCGAGATCCAGCGCTGGACTACGATCCCCTCGCCGTACGAACTCGATCACGCCGACATGTTCGTCGCCCACATCGTGCCTGACGGCTGGCGTGACGACACCGGCTACAACTTCGCGGTGCTCACCCGCAGCGGCGGGGAGCTCGTGGCGGCGATGTCCGCGATCCGGCGCGGCGAGGGCAGAGCGGAGATCGGCTTCTGGGCGGCGAAGCCGCACCGCGGCCGCGGCTACGTCACGGAGGCGGCGGGGGCCGTCGCCCACTGGGCCTTCACCACGGCGGGCGTGGAACGCCTGGAGTGGCGGGCCGAGGTCGGCAACAGCGCGTCGCGCGCGGTGGCCGAGAAGACCGGTTTCGTCATCGAGGGCACGCAGCGCTCCGGCATCCTGAACAAGGGCGTCCGCCGCGACAGCTGGACCGGCGCACTGCTGCCGTCCGACCTCGGACTGCCCGCCACACATCAGTACCAGCCCGGCGAACCTGCCGACCGGACCTGA